The segment tttgttgttgttatggggGGGAGTGTAGTACCCATATGGCACTCGTGTggcactcctggctttgtcctcgAGAAACCAtatgggtgcctgggatcaacccGGGTATGTGCAAGCAAGGCACGCCCCCCACCCTCTgcacactccccccccaccccctccgccccccagctGTGAGGCTGTTCAGTGACCCGCCCGggccccacagcgccccctgtcGCCCGCCCGCTGCGCGCCCTGACCTTTGTCGTCTCTGCTCTCACCGCAGGCATCGGCAAGAACGTCATCTGCGACCGCACGGCCACGCCGCTGGACGCCTTCCGCATGATGTCGGCGGCGCACTACTACCCCAAGCTCATGAGCATCATGGGCAACGTGCTGCGCTTCCTGCCCGCCTTCGTGCGCATGAAGCAGCTCATCGAGGAGGGCTACGTGGGCGAGCTGCTGGTGTGCGAGGTGCAGGTGCACGGCGGCAGCCTGCTGGGCAAGAAGTACAACTGGAGCTGCGACGACCTCATGGGCGGCGGCGGGCTGCACTCGGTGGGCACCTACATCATCGACCTGCTCACCTTCCTCACGGGCCAGAAGGCCGTCAAGGTGCACGGGCTGCTCAAGACCTTCGTCACGCAGACGGACCACATCAAGGGCATCCGCCAGATCACCAGCGACGACTTCTGCACCTTCCAGATGGTGCTGGAGGGCGGCGTGTGCTGCACCGTCACCCTCAACTTCAACGTGCCCGGCGACTTCAAGCAGGACGTGACGGTGGTGGGCTCGGCCGGCCGCCTCCTGGCGCTGGGCACCGACCTGTACGGGCAGCGCAACTGCGCGGCCGAGCGGGAGCTGCTGCTGCAGGACGCCACGCCCGTGAGCAACGCGCTGCT is part of the Sorex araneus isolate mSorAra2 chromosome 2, mSorAra2.pri, whole genome shotgun sequence genome and harbors:
- the GFOD1 gene encoding glucose-fructose oxidoreductase domain-containing protein 1 isoform X1; the encoded protein is MLPGVGVFGTSLTARVIIPLLKDEGFTVKALWGRTPEEAEELAKEMSVPFYTSRIDEVLLHQDVDLVCINLPPPLTRQIAVKTLGIGKNVICDRTATPLDAFRMMSAAHYYPKLMSIMGNVLRFLPAFVRMKQLIEEGYVGELLVCEVQVHGGSLLGKKYNWSCDDLMGGGGLHSVGTYIIDLLTFLTGQKAVKVHGLLKTFVTQTDHIKGIRQITSDDFCTFQMVLEGGVCCTVTLNFNVPGDFKQDVTVVGSAGRLLALGTDLYGQRNCAAERELLLQDATPVSNALLPAKAFSDIPAPYLRGTIKMMQAVRQAFQDQDDRRTWDGRPLTMAATFDDCLYALCVVDTIKRSSQTGEWQNIAVMTEEPELSPAYLISEAMRRSRMSLYC
- the GFOD1 gene encoding glucose-fructose oxidoreductase domain-containing protein 1 isoform X2 gives rise to the protein MMSAAHYYPKLMSIMGNVLRFLPAFVRMKQLIEEGYVGELLVCEVQVHGGSLLGKKYNWSCDDLMGGGGLHSVGTYIIDLLTFLTGQKAVKVHGLLKTFVTQTDHIKGIRQITSDDFCTFQMVLEGGVCCTVTLNFNVPGDFKQDVTVVGSAGRLLALGTDLYGQRNCAAERELLLQDATPVSNALLPAKAFSDIPAPYLRGTIKMMQAVRQAFQDQDDRRTWDGRPLTMAATFDDCLYALCVVDTIKRSSQTGEWQNIAVMTEEPELSPAYLISEAMRRSRMSLYC